A window of Salvia splendens isolate huo1 chromosome 8, SspV2, whole genome shotgun sequence genomic DNA:
TGAATAACGTCGATCACGAACAACATCACTTATAATAACAGGACTTTCAACGGATTAACCAATACCGGCTACAAAAATTTAAGAATTATTAATacaaccaaattaaataaaatatttataataaaataaaaaatactaataaaaaatcaaaatatataataaaattaaaatatcaggattaatataaaaattaaataaaatcatattagaacaaaaatgtaaaaaatatttaaaaagggcccaattaaaattaaaacacatgcccaagaaaaataattacaCTACTACATAGCCCAaacaaatttatcaaattaGCACAATCGTCCTTAAAAATAGCCCAAAAGGATGAGCCAAAACAAATGCATTCGATTAGTTtacaactaattaaaataatcagactatatctaattaaattaatgcaCTTGGAGATTATAACCATAATTTATACACCATGTAAAAGCAAAATTTCTCCCATTCCTCTTCTTTGTCGGCGCCGATCACCCAAAACCCTAGGGAGAATTCGACCCCAAACAGCCGGAAATTGCACACAACAACCGCATCGCCGATGTCGACGGCGCAAAACCCAACCAACATACACTTATCCATGCCGTTCGAAACCTTTTAGACTTAAACAACGACCAATTGGTATCTCACATCCTACCTTCAAAACGACATCGACGGTGCAAAACCTAACCGACGAAGGCTTAGCCACGACAACACAAACTATTCGACTGAATCGATGACGTAAGAGTTTCACTAACCCTAGCCCCAATCCACGACATTCAAAACCTACTCGATTAGATCAAACACGGTTTCGATTTCAGGTAAATTCGAAACAAATGTCACCTACTTTAGGCAAATCCTCGAAAATTAAGAATATTCTAACATTTttaaagtattattttttagaatCAGAGAAATAATGGAAGGCTTTGGATGATTCAAGCTCTCACAGAACAAATGGCGACCTGTTCGTCGCCTCTCAGGCAACAAACAGATTCGACAGCAGACGACGAAAACACTACCAAACCCTAGGATTTTGGGACTAAATCTAAACGTACATCAACTGAAAATTTAAAATCGGTCCAAAATTGAAGAGAAGACAATGGAATACAGACCTGAACCCTCTACCTACACGAAAAGATAAGTTTTTGTCACAAAATTTAGTGTTTTATGTTTTCTAACCAATTGCATGCCTAAATATTGTTCATAAACACTTGAATACATCTGTGACTGtgactattactattacattttaatattgtacACTTTCCCTTTCAGATCTGATACAAACCTattaagatttttttaaaatttgctAACAAAAATTGCAAATTCATTGGACAAAGGGCATGGATTCAAGCATCCATTCAATTTTCTACATGAAAAAGTAAATGATTCACACCACATAGACATGTAGtatacttttcttttttcactGCATGAATAagcataaaaaataaatgacttGAGAGgtggaaaaaaatgaatatgTGACTCATAAGTTGAAATAAACAGAACTTAAAGAACTGCAACTGTATATATGAGAAAATGATGATTCTCATCAATATAAAACAACATCTATACTAATCTGACTAATACTTTGCTGATTGCTCAAAAGAAGAATAAGGGAAACACCTTAAAAAATGTTGAGATAAGTGAAAGAAAAAGTTGATCAATATTATACAGTAGTGtacatattattatataaattagaACTCATATTTTGTATTTGGCAAAAAAAATGACAGTCCATCCAATTAGAATGATAAATGAGGATAAACAGAAATACCAGTCAATTCTTCATACCAATCAAAGGTATAATACTCACATGAACTGGAGTTGATATCTGTTCATATGAGCAGCTCTTTAAGGTTGCaaacatatttaattttttcattgcAAACACAAAAGAAATGTAAATCACAACTACTACAATAGTATagtgttcaattttttttaaggaggatcgccgatggttccccatcaacccccgaagtgactcggacccccggcctaacggttggaggtgaagcgtcttaccaccgagctgcgcttcgttgtcggGATGGGAAGGAACGAGTCATCCAACCTTACCCAAGCACGGGTCCAGACCAGTTAACCTATCAACCCAATCAAGGGGAGCTAGTTAACCTATCTCCCCCAGCGCCTGGGTCCAGGCCAGGACTCAAGAACCccccaggggaaattaatccccaagatgcgcctcccaggggtcgaacacgtGACCTCTAGGATGGCACGGTATCCTTGcccctcaaccacttgagctagggggcttggatACTGAGTTCTTAAAAAGGAGTTAAAATAAAAGGCATCACAAATTCCAATATGATCTTTCATTTTCCCAGTATTATGCTTAGGGTTCAGGAATGGGCTCAAATACTTCTGGAAAActtgttttaaaatataatgaACTTTAAAAAACTGTGTTTAAATAAACTGATATATAATCTTCAAAAATTGAATTTGTATGAGAAGAAACAATTAGGTAATACGGAACAGAAACAGATTGTTAGTCTTATGTATTATATGGTAGTTTGATAGGAGAGATTATACCATTCTTCCTTGCCTAGCATAAATTGATGACAAAAAAAATCGAACTAAATCTGAGGAACCAATTATTTCAAAATGAGAAGAAACAATTAGATAATTCACTGGAACAGAAACTGATATTTAGTCTTCTATTTTATATGgtagtttaattagtttgaTAAGAGGGATTAAGTTATTCTTCCCTATCTAGCataaattgatgcaagaaaaaaatcaaactaaatctGAGGAaccaattattttaaaatatatacacAAGTTCAATAAGCTCTTATTTCCTTGGTCTGATTGTCACATTTTCTGCAAATGTACCTATATATTGGAAGAGTATAGAGGAAGGAAAATATCTATAACTTGACAAAAAAAACAGAAGACATTCGATTCAAGGTATGTTACCTATCTAATAAAATACTTAGATAACTAAATTATGCAAGTAAATGATAGAAGATTTGATCCAAGTGTACAAAACCAATCTATGTCAGCAATATATTCCATTGAAGTACATGAGATATTGCTTTGTAGTTGCTAATTAAATGTTAAACGGTTTAccataaataatttcttaatttcagCCTTCCTTGAAGtgtattaatttcataatatgCTCTATATCATATCTCTGCAATATTTTATTGAATTAGACACTTATTTGTAAAGTTAGTTatctaaatataatataatagtgTTAGGAATTTAATCTAGAGAAAACTGAACTTCTTATGtgtatttatataattaggagaAGTTATTAAATAGAAACTGTTATAAAAAATGACCAACCATCATGCTAAACATAGGAATTATATTTAGAGTAAGCCTGAAATTGGTGCTAGGTTATAGATAATctgaaataataaaacaaaaaaatagccCAAAACAGAACCTTCATTAAATAACAAAGACATTAGCAAAGATTCATCTTAGAAGCCTGGCCAAAAACCCAAACTTGTGATGTAATGCCAAAACAACAACTCCATAACAATTAACTCAAGTTACATAATCCATCAACCACATCCCAGACCAAACTAAGATAAATATTCTAATCAGttcaaaaaagagaaaaaaagagatTGGAAAACTGAAAAACTCCAAACAATGTCCACAATCTAATCACCAGAGCTATATCCTTACTGTTGCTAATAAgatcctcatcatcatcttcaatcacattctctttcttcttcttcttcttgatctAACCAACACGAATATCATCACAATTATCAAATTCAAAATCCAGGCATCGCTTCACATTGCCTTCAGCAATCCATTCATTGACATTCTCTTTAGTTACAACAGATAGATCAGGTGAAACAAAACCTTTATCAGTTACCTGAAAAAAGTTAAATgtcaattcaattccaaatcaatTCAATATAAGTGAAGCATAGTTCTCAACTATTGTTCAAGTTACCTCTGCAATATTGGATCCAAAGAGTATATCAGACAACTTCACATCAGAGCTACAGAATTTGTGATCCAATGTTATGTTTCTCAACAATTTATGGGATATTACACACTTTGATAACATTATATGGATAATTACGATAATACTCCTTGCTATTTCTGAGTTGAACTTTGAACAACACATTTTGACCCGCAAGTTGCTCTTCAACTTCCCTAGGAATGTAATCCATTGGAGATCTCTACAACAAAAACAATCAAATTAAAACTAACCCAGCAAATAAACTGAATAccaattattataaatatacctCAGTAGTACTTCCAACCACATTAGTAACCTTTTTCCCAGTAAGCTGCACAACTTCTCTATCCCACAACAAAAGGGAAGCATTGCTTGTATAATCAACAATGTTGCCAACAAATCTGAACGTGCATAAGTGACAATGttaattcaaattaataaatctaaaaaaaatagaatctGAAGAACTATAAAAGACTATTAACATCGTAAGTCTAATACCTTTTTACAGAATATGAATAATTCTTGATAGAGAAGTCACAACGAAACATATTGTCATCCAAGGTTATAACCTTCTTCATAAGTCTTACAATCCAAGTAATACCATTCTTCAAAATAACACTCAACTGATTCAAGCTTCCCAAACACCCATCCAATAGGTACCATCCTATTCACCATCAATAGAAATAGAACTAACATGGGAAGTGAAGAAGAGAATTAGGAAAAATGTACAGAAATATATTGTGCAGATTAATAGAAGAATATATAAAGAGTAAATGGAACTCATTTAAGTGAGAAGAGATGAATTACAAAGAAGAGAGAAGCTGAAATTCTGTTGCTGATTATGTGAAATTTCGACTGATAGAGTTGAGTGAGTGACTGTAAGAGTGGGTGGGaaggggtatttatagtgctTTATAGTGCTCTCCTACTCAGCATGCTTTGGTGGAAAAATGTGCATGTtcccaaaaaaacaaaatgacGAGCGAACTAAATAATCTGATAATTAGaatcataaattataaaattataaaatacataaaacaatgGAGTGATATTATTACTGCA
This region includes:
- the LOC121744480 gene encoding uncharacterized protein LOC121744480, whose translation is MKKVITLDDNMFRCDFSIKNYSYSVKRFVGNIVDYTSNASLLLWDREVVQLTGKKVTNVVGSTTERSPMDYIPREVEEQLAGQNVLFKVQLRNSKEYYRNYPYNVIKVCNIP